One Clostridium estertheticum DNA segment encodes these proteins:
- a CDS encoding N-acetylglucosamine kinase, which yields MYKKLKLEDCVYLCLGLAGCEAGDNKIIIQEYLKWRFHCPIKVINDGEIALSALLKGNDGIITIAGTGSITIGKYMDAEVRVGGWGHLIGDQGSGYYIAMEAIRVVFLENDLGIPDSILTKEIFRKTNCDNRKQLLHFVYNSNKGEIAALVPVILKIYEKGDNVCTKILKDAGVDLAKNTIRAINLLGVEGTIKVAIKGSIITKIQIVKDEFNNEFNRNDIKIDLYDEDVSSAKGGYYQGIREIENRKKCRNL from the coding sequence ATGTACAAAAAATTAAAATTAGAGGATTGTGTGTACCTATGTCTAGGACTTGCAGGTTGTGAGGCAGGGGATAATAAGATAATAATTCAGGAGTATTTAAAATGGAGATTTCATTGCCCTATAAAAGTTATCAATGATGGGGAAATAGCACTAAGTGCCTTGTTAAAAGGCAATGATGGCATAATAACTATTGCTGGCACTGGCTCTATTACCATTGGAAAATATATGGATGCAGAAGTAAGGGTCGGAGGTTGGGGCCATTTAATAGGAGACCAAGGTAGTGGATACTATATAGCTATGGAAGCCATTAGAGTGGTTTTCTTGGAAAATGATTTAGGAATTCCTGATAGCATATTAACGAAAGAAATCTTTAGAAAAACAAATTGTGATAATAGAAAACAACTATTACACTTTGTTTATAATTCAAATAAGGGCGAAATTGCGGCATTAGTTCCTGTAATATTAAAAATATATGAAAAAGGTGATAATGTTTGTACCAAGATTCTAAAAGATGCAGGTGTTGATTTAGCTAAAAATACTATTAGGGCAATTAATTTATTAGGAGTTGAGGGAACTATAAAAGTTGCAATAAAAGGAAGTATAATAACAAAAATTCAAATTGTTAAAGATGAATTTAACAATGAATTTAATAGAAATGATATTAAAATTGACCTTTATGATGAAGATGTTTCATCAGCAAAAGGTGGATATTATCAAGGAATTAGAGAAATTGAAAATAGAAAAAAATGCCGAAACTTGTAG
- a CDS encoding cob(I)yrinic acid a,c-diamide adenosyltransferase, which produces MGKLKNGYVQIYTGNGKGKTTAAVGLAVRAAGNGYNVFMVQFLKGSKTGEIESAKKLAPYFNIFRFEKKRGFFWTLNAEEKIELKEEVQKGYEFCMETLKEEKCDILIMDEVMGALNNGLISEEQLLELIDNKPCNIELVLTGRDVPKAIIDKANLVTEMKDIKHYFNEGVSSREGIEF; this is translated from the coding sequence ATGGGAAAATTAAAAAATGGATATGTGCAAATTTATACAGGAAATGGTAAGGGAAAGACAACTGCAGCTGTAGGACTAGCTGTCCGTGCAGCAGGAAATGGATACAATGTATTTATGGTACAGTTTTTAAAAGGGAGTAAAACTGGCGAAATTGAAAGTGCTAAAAAATTGGCTCCCTATTTTAATATATTTAGGTTTGAGAAGAAAAGAGGATTTTTTTGGACATTAAATGCTGAAGAAAAAATTGAATTAAAAGAAGAAGTACAAAAGGGATATGAGTTTTGCATGGAAACGTTAAAAGAAGAAAAATGCGATATACTTATCATGGATGAGGTAATGGGTGCATTGAACAATGGACTAATAAGTGAAGAACAACTGCTAGAATTAATAGATAATAAACCTTGCAATATAGAATTAGTTTTAACCGGAAGAGATGTGCCTAAAGCTATAATAGATAAAGCAAACCTTGTAACTGAGATGAAGGACATAAAGCATTATTTCAACGAAGGGGTATCATCTAGAGAGGGTATAGAATTTTAG
- a CDS encoding sirohydrochlorin chelatase, with protein sequence MKGILVVGHGSRSKEAFEVFNRVLDNFRLKVEENVEGCFMELCPPNIPDTIDVMYKNGTRDIVVVPYFLFSGIHIKEDVPGILKEIKAKYGDLKITLARPIGYNNIIADILKENAEGELTCI encoded by the coding sequence ATGAAGGGTATATTAGTTGTTGGACACGGAAGTAGGTCAAAAGAGGCCTTTGAGGTTTTTAATAGGGTACTAGATAATTTTAGGTTGAAGGTAGAGGAAAATGTAGAGGGATGTTTTATGGAGTTATGTCCACCAAACATACCAGACACAATTGATGTTATGTATAAAAATGGGACTCGAGATATAGTAGTTGTTCCATATTTCCTTTTTTCAGGAATTCATATTAAGGAAGATGTCCCTGGAATTTTGAAAGAAATCAAAGCTAAATATGGAGATCTTAAAATAACATTGGCAAGACCAATTGGATACAATAATATAATTGCAGATATACTGAAGGAAAATGCGGAGGGAGAATTAACATGTATATAA
- a CDS encoding precorrin-8X methylmutase — MYIKIPMDIENKSMEIIETQLGEHGLSPMELKVVERTIHTTGDFDYKNIVSIKSGAIEEGLKAIKGGCRIVTDTTMALSGINKPALEKLNCKVECFIGHDEIFKNAKLKGITRSMASMDYAASEEVDIFVIGNAPTALYRIGELINENKVSPKLIIGVPVGFVGAAESKEYIRGFDVPSITTIGTKGGSNVAASIVNALMYIALDGKRND, encoded by the coding sequence ATGTATATAAAAATACCTATGGATATAGAAAATAAAAGCATGGAGATAATTGAAACGCAGCTTGGGGAGCATGGCCTCAGCCCAATGGAACTTAAGGTTGTGGAAAGAACAATACATACCACAGGAGATTTTGATTATAAGAACATAGTGAGTATAAAATCAGGAGCAATAGAGGAAGGCCTTAAGGCAATAAAGGGTGGGTGTAGAATTGTAACTGATACAACCATGGCACTTTCTGGAATAAACAAACCAGCACTTGAAAAGCTAAACTGCAAAGTGGAATGTTTTATTGGACACGATGAAATATTTAAAAATGCAAAGTTAAAGGGAATTACAAGGTCAATGGCATCTATGGATTATGCAGCAAGTGAAGAGGTTGATATTTTTGTAATTGGTAATGCTCCCACTGCGTTATATAGAATTGGGGAGCTTATAAATGAAAATAAAGTGTCGCCAAAGCTTATTATTGGAGTCCCAGTTGGATTCGTTGGGGCTGCAGAGTCTAAGGAATATATTAGAGGATTTGATGTGCCTTCAATAACAACAATTGGTACAAAGGGAGGAAGCAATGTGGCAGCATCCATAGTAAATGCATTAATGTATATTGCGCTAGATGGCAAGCGAAATGATTGA
- the cbiD gene encoding cobalt-precorrin-5B (C(1))-methyltransferase CbiD, which translates to MIEHYVVKYGESLRCGYTTGSCAAGAAKAAASMLLSREKLENICIDTPAGIVLTLKPMDIHIENDYVYCCIIKDAGDDPDSTDKIEIYAKVSKRNDSKIVIDGGEGIGTITRSGFWGKSGTAAINPVPRKMIADELLKVSNCGFNVLIYAPRGREIAKKTFNSNLGIIDGISIIGTKGIVEPMSDEALKKSIYIEIDDAYDKGMREIVLFLGNYGEKVVEDLKLVGAKIKISNFIGDMLLYSKNQGFDKITLVGHIGKLCKLSIGAFNTHSKICDVRIEAFVYYLALNSAPLELINNVNECKTSEEALTLIMNNNYPVVINNMIDGCIDRIKRYLKDDGNESNIDVIMYSMDYGILGVKL; encoded by the coding sequence ATGATTGAACACTATGTAGTTAAATATGGGGAAAGCCTTAGATGTGGGTATACAACTGGAAGCTGCGCAGCAGGTGCTGCAAAAGCAGCGGCATCAATGTTACTAAGTAGAGAAAAATTAGAAAATATATGTATAGACACGCCAGCTGGAATAGTGCTTACGTTGAAGCCTATGGACATTCATATTGAGAATGATTATGTATATTGCTGCATTATAAAAGATGCAGGAGATGATCCTGATTCTACAGATAAAATAGAGATATATGCAAAAGTGAGCAAACGTAATGATTCTAAAATTGTTATTGATGGTGGCGAGGGTATAGGAACAATAACAAGAAGTGGTTTTTGGGGAAAGAGTGGCACCGCGGCAATCAATCCTGTTCCAAGAAAAATGATTGCAGATGAATTATTAAAGGTATCAAATTGTGGTTTTAATGTATTAATATACGCACCAAGGGGTAGAGAAATAGCTAAAAAAACCTTTAATTCAAATCTTGGAATAATTGATGGTATATCCATAATTGGAACAAAGGGAATAGTGGAGCCAATGTCCGATGAAGCGCTTAAGAAAAGTATTTATATAGAAATTGATGATGCTTATGATAAAGGAATGAGGGAGATAGTACTATTCCTCGGAAATTATGGTGAGAAGGTTGTTGAAGACTTAAAACTTGTGGGGGCTAAAATAAAAATATCAAACTTTATAGGTGATATGCTTCTTTACTCTAAAAACCAGGGTTTTGATAAAATAACACTTGTAGGCCATATTGGAAAGTTATGCAAGCTTTCAATAGGAGCCTTTAATACACATAGTAAGATTTGTGATGTTAGAATTGAAGCTTTTGTTTATTATCTTGCACTTAACAGTGCTCCCCTTGAGTTAATAAATAACGTTAATGAATGTAAAACCTCCGAGGAGGCACTTACACTCATAATGAATAACAATTATCCAGTGGTGATAAATAATATGATAGATGGCTGCATTGACAGAATCAAAAGATATCTTAAAGATGATGGTAATGAATCTAACATTGATGTAATAATGTATTCAATGGATTATGGAATACTTGGGGTGAAGTTATGA
- the cbiE gene encoding precorrin-6y C5,15-methyltransferase (decarboxylating) subunit CbiE, which translates to MIKVVGMGPGNINYLTMEAINAIKSADRVIAFGRICSTAKVIVNSVIEVNRVDEIIENLDNKVNTAILASGDPCFFGIIDYLRKKGIVIGEVIPGISSFQYMMAKLKKSWQDALLISLHGRDEKLEGVVKSRLSVILTDKTNNPNFISKKLCELGVIGKIHTGYNLSYDEEVILINNIGDEIEIAGNISVVVIENEMA; encoded by the coding sequence ATGATTAAAGTTGTTGGCATGGGGCCAGGAAATATAAATTATCTTACAATGGAAGCAATAAATGCAATAAAATCCGCGGATAGGGTTATAGCCTTCGGAAGAATATGTAGCACTGCCAAAGTTATAGTAAATAGCGTTATTGAAGTAAATAGGGTTGATGAGATAATTGAAAACCTAGATAATAAGGTAAATACAGCAATACTTGCATCGGGGGATCCTTGTTTTTTTGGTATTATAGATTACTTAAGAAAGAAGGGTATTGTAATAGGCGAAGTAATACCAGGAATTTCTTCCTTTCAGTATATGATGGCAAAACTTAAAAAGAGTTGGCAGGATGCCTTACTTATAAGTCTTCATGGAAGGGACGAAAAACTTGAAGGAGTTGTTAAAAGCAGGCTCTCAGTAATACTTACGGATAAAACAAATAACCCTAATTTCATATCAAAAAAGTTATGTGAACTAGGTGTAATTGGGAAAATCCATACAGGGTATAACCTCTCCTACGATGAGGAAGTTATATTAATTAATAACATAGGCGATGAGATAGAAATAGCAGGTAATATTTCAGTGGTGGTGATCGAAAATGAAATGGCTTAG
- the cbiT gene encoding precorrin-6Y C5,15-methyltransferase (decarboxylating) subunit CbiT, producing MKWLRDEDFIRGKIPMTKFEVRVLTLAMLDICSGDVFLDVGAGSGSISIQAAMLCAKVFAVEREVEGLELIAENSEKFNAAVNVIGGNAPEVLENIEAFNKCFIGGSGGKLSAIVLAVSEKLLSGGIIVGNFIIPDNMIEFKNLLMKLGYEDIEVRLIQCSVMDRLGLMKGQNPVYIVKGRKI from the coding sequence ATGAAATGGCTTAGAGATGAAGATTTTATACGTGGAAAGATTCCTATGACTAAATTTGAGGTTAGAGTTCTTACCCTTGCCATGCTCGATATATGCAGTGGTGATGTATTTTTAGATGTTGGTGCAGGAAGTGGTTCAATTTCTATTCAGGCAGCGATGCTATGCGCAAAGGTATTTGCAGTTGAGAGAGAGGTCGAGGGATTAGAACTTATCGCTGAAAACTCTGAAAAATTTAACGCAGCTGTAAATGTCATAGGCGGAAATGCCCCAGAGGTACTAGAAAATATTGAAGCTTTTAATAAATGTTTTATTGGTGGAAGTGGTGGAAAGCTTAGTGCTATTGTTCTTGCTGTAAGTGAAAAGCTACTAAGTGGTGGAATTATTGTGGGTAATTTTATTATTCCTGATAACATGATTGAGTTTAAAAACTTATTAATGAAATTAGGATATGAGGATATCGAGGTTAGGCTTATTCAATGTTCAGTTATGGATAGACTAGGACTTATGAAGGGTCAAAATCCTGTCTATATAGTTAAGGGGAGAAAAATATGA
- the cobI gene encoding precorrin-2 C(20)-methyltransferase — MRKIYGIGVGPGDKELITLKGYNLIRSCDYVFLPSSKGNSLAGKIVSDYTYDKRIVEIDFPMGEDNEERYKNAAIKINEILGEDEVGVFLTLGDPMTYSTYLYLLFELKKTDVNVETIPGITSFNAASSRLSLPLTLKNESFYLADGTLDEEILKRVDTVCVLKIIKNKLDIMDKLTKHGFEYVCVKRCTQENEEIMYEKSKILGDNDYMSLIYARRKH, encoded by the coding sequence ATGAGAAAGATTTATGGTATTGGAGTAGGGCCAGGGGACAAGGAACTTATTACACTAAAGGGTTATAATCTAATTCGTAGTTGTGATTATGTATTTTTGCCAAGTAGCAAGGGAAATAGTCTTGCAGGAAAAATAGTTAGTGATTACACCTATGACAAAAGGATCGTTGAAATCGATTTTCCCATGGGTGAGGATAATGAAGAAAGATATAAAAACGCAGCCATTAAAATTAATGAGATTCTAGGCGAGGATGAGGTGGGAGTATTTTTAACCCTTGGTGATCCAATGACCTACAGTACTTATTTATATTTGCTCTTTGAACTTAAAAAAACGGATGTCAATGTGGAAACTATCCCAGGAATAACCTCATTTAATGCAGCATCATCAAGACTTTCATTGCCTTTAACTTTAAAAAATGAAAGTTTTTACCTTGCAGATGGGACTTTAGATGAAGAAATACTTAAGAGGGTTGATACCGTATGTGTGCTTAAAATAATAAAAAATAAATTAGATATAATGGACAAACTTACAAAACATGGGTTTGAATATGTTTGTGTGAAAAGATGTACACAGGAAAATGAAGAGATAATGTATGAAAAATCAAAAATACTAGGCGACAATGATTACATGTCTTTAATATATGCAAGGAGGAAACATTAG
- the cobM gene encoding precorrin-4 C(11)-methyltransferase, protein MIYFVGAGPGDVDLITVKGRRILEAADVVIYAGSLVWDEHLKYCKSDFKKYNSASMTLEEVISVMVSDQNQNSDKTVVRLHTGDPSIYGAIREQMDELDKHNIEYKVIPGVSSFTASAAAIKKEFTLPNVSQTVIITRMEGRTPVPPEEDLEKLAAHKCSMAIFLSVQDIDNVVAKLTKGYGRDDVPVAVVYKATWPEEKIIMGRLNNIAGKVKAEGIGNFSQILVGDFIEGEYERSLLYHPQFTHGFRKGVK, encoded by the coding sequence GTGATTTATTTTGTAGGTGCGGGACCCGGGGATGTTGATTTAATAACTGTTAAGGGAAGAAGAATTTTAGAAGCTGCGGATGTAGTTATATATGCAGGCTCCCTTGTATGGGACGAACATTTGAAGTATTGTAAAAGTGACTTTAAAAAATATAATAGCGCTTCAATGACACTTGAAGAGGTTATTTCTGTAATGGTAAGTGATCAAAATCAAAACAGTGATAAAACAGTTGTAAGACTTCATACTGGAGATCCATCAATTTATGGAGCAATCAGGGAGCAGATGGATGAACTTGATAAACATAATATAGAATATAAAGTAATACCAGGAGTAAGTTCCTTTACAGCCAGTGCTGCAGCCATTAAAAAGGAATTCACCCTTCCAAATGTAAGCCAAACCGTAATAATTACTAGAATGGAAGGAAGAACACCAGTGCCACCTGAAGAGGATTTAGAAAAACTTGCGGCGCATAAATGTTCTATGGCTATTTTCCTATCAGTTCAAGATATTGATAATGTAGTTGCGAAACTTACCAAAGGTTATGGCAGAGATGATGTTCCTGTTGCGGTTGTTTATAAAGCTACCTGGCCAGAGGAAAAGATTATTATGGGAAGACTTAATAATATTGCTGGGAAAGTAAAAGCTGAGGGTATAGGAAATTTTTCTCAAATTCTAGTAGGAGACTTTATAGAGGGAGAATATGAACGCTCATTATTATATCATCCTCAATTTACCCATGGCTTCCGCAAGGGAGTAAAATGA
- the cbiG gene encoding cobalt-precorrin 5A hydrolase: MKIACLYFTSSGKAIAERIVDSSDYEVHIYSKENYKSNLNHIFEHYGGIVFVSSTGIAIRISAPFIKNKGVDPAIVVVDDLGRYSISLLSGHIGGANELTENIAACLNNQAIITTASDGRGIEAVDMFAKRNNLFIENFGDAKKITSMMIDGEDIRLESEIQAKIGYSNIVKNNEVGAIFVCSKLNIIYDKPSCILRPKNITVGLGCRRGKTVDEIISALLATFNDNDLSIKCIKQIATVDVKQDEVGIIDACKYLNCEMVIISRETIKVVQDKFSKSAFVEDTIGVSSVCEPCAYISGGDLIVGRTAINGITIAISKGGK, from the coding sequence ATGAAGATTGCCTGTCTTTATTTTACCAGCAGCGGAAAAGCTATTGCAGAGAGAATAGTAGATTCCTCAGATTATGAAGTACATATATACTCTAAGGAAAATTATAAAAGTAATTTAAATCATATTTTTGAACATTATGGTGGAATTGTTTTTGTCTCTTCCACGGGAATTGCAATTAGAATATCAGCACCATTTATAAAAAATAAGGGTGTTGATCCTGCAATAGTTGTGGTGGATGACCTAGGTAGATACTCAATAAGCCTTTTATCAGGACATATTGGAGGGGCAAATGAGCTTACAGAGAATATAGCAGCTTGTCTTAACAATCAAGCAATAATTACAACGGCATCAGATGGTAGGGGAATAGAGGCAGTTGACATGTTTGCAAAAAGAAATAATCTTTTTATTGAGAATTTTGGCGATGCAAAAAAAATAACCTCTATGATGATAGACGGAGAAGATATAAGGCTTGAATCTGAAATCCAAGCTAAAATAGGATATAGCAATATTGTTAAAAATAATGAGGTTGGGGCAATATTCGTTTGTTCAAAACTCAATATTATTTATGATAAACCTAGCTGTATTTTAAGACCTAAAAATATTACAGTGGGACTAGGCTGCAGACGTGGGAAGACAGTGGATGAGATAATTAGTGCCCTCCTGGCTACATTTAATGACAATGATTTAAGTATAAAGTGTATAAAACAAATTGCAACTGTTGATGTAAAGCAAGATGAAGTTGGAATAATAGATGCTTGTAAGTATTTAAATTGTGAAATGGTGATAATTTCAAGGGAAACTATTAAAGTGGTTCAAGATAAATTCAGTAAAAGCGCATTTGTAGAAGATACAATTGGAGTATCCTCCGTATGTGAGCCTTGTGCGTATATTTCCGGTGGGGATTTAATAGTTGGTAGAACTGCAATAAATGGGATAACAATTGCTATTTCTAAAGGAGGAAAATAA
- the cobJ gene encoding precorrin-3B C(17)-methyltransferase has product MAKLYVVGIGPGGLDNLTYKAANVIKKCEVVVGYKFYIELVKEIIVGKKIISTGMKGEIERCKLALQEVENGLDTCIISTGDPGLYGMAGLILELAGDIEVEVIPGVSAAFCAASELGAPIMHDFCTISLSDLLTPWEVIEKRLHSAASADFVIALYNPKSKGRRTQIERAIEIIRMYKNGEVPVGLVKNAGREGNDRKIVTLATVDFEFIDMMTVVLIGNSKTYIKDGKIITPRGYNL; this is encoded by the coding sequence ATGGCTAAACTTTACGTAGTTGGTATTGGTCCTGGGGGCCTAGATAATCTTACATATAAGGCAGCAAACGTGATAAAGAAATGTGAGGTTGTGGTTGGATACAAATTTTATATAGAACTTGTGAAAGAGATAATAGTAGGTAAGAAAATTATTTCAACTGGTATGAAGGGTGAAATAGAAAGATGCAAATTGGCTTTGCAGGAGGTTGAAAATGGACTTGATACCTGCATTATAAGCACGGGAGATCCAGGCCTTTATGGTATGGCTGGGTTAATACTTGAACTAGCTGGCGATATAGAAGTTGAGGTAATTCCTGGTGTTAGTGCTGCCTTTTGCGCTGCTTCAGAGCTTGGAGCACCTATTATGCATGACTTTTGCACAATAAGTCTCAGTGATTTACTTACACCTTGGGAGGTTATTGAAAAAAGGCTGCATTCTGCGGCAAGTGCTGATTTTGTAATAGCTCTATACAACCCAAAGAGCAAGGGGCGAAGAACCCAAATAGAAAGAGCAATTGAAATAATAAGAATGTATAAGAATGGAGAAGTTCCTGTAGGGCTTGTTAAAAATGCAGGTAGAGAAGGTAATGACAGGAAAATAGTAACCCTTGCCACTGTGGATTTTGAGTTTATAGATATGATGACAGTTGTACTTATTGGTAATAGCAAAACCTACATAAAGGATGGGAAAATAATAACTCCAAGGGGGTACAATCTTTGA
- the cobK gene encoding precorrin-6A reductase, whose product MIWIIGGTTESTILISKIKGLLKYVISVATYSGSEVIEDEHENVVVARMNYEEMLEFIKMHNIETVIDMSHPYAIEVSENARLACQKGKIKYLRFVRKKTEFQNVVYVNSISECIEFIKEVQGHVLFTTGIKNIVDFEAIKDKDRHRFIYRVLPTIFSIQECIDNNIKMKDIIGMLGPFSEELNISIFKEYNADYVVMKDSGSVGGTPEKIEACFKCGITPIVIGRGFEDGINDMDKLVEMIL is encoded by the coding sequence TTGATATGGATTATTGGAGGAACCACAGAAAGCACTATTTTAATATCTAAAATAAAGGGGCTTTTGAAGTATGTAATATCTGTTGCAACCTATAGCGGCAGTGAGGTAATAGAGGATGAACATGAGAATGTTGTGGTTGCGAGGATGAATTATGAGGAAATGTTAGAATTTATTAAAATGCATAACATTGAAACTGTAATTGACATGTCCCACCCTTACGCTATTGAAGTAAGTGAAAATGCACGACTTGCTTGCCAGAAGGGTAAAATAAAATACCTGAGGTTTGTACGTAAAAAAACTGAATTCCAAAATGTTGTTTATGTGAATTCCATATCAGAATGTATTGAGTTTATAAAAGAAGTTCAGGGACATGTTCTATTTACAACTGGGATTAAGAATATAGTAGATTTTGAGGCAATAAAAGATAAAGATAGGCATAGATTTATATATAGGGTACTTCCAACAATCTTTAGTATTCAGGAGTGTATTGATAACAATATTAAGATGAAGGATATTATTGGGATGCTGGGGCCTTTTTCCGAAGAACTTAATATTAGTATATTCAAGGAATATAATGCGGATTATGTTGTTATGAAGGACAGTGGAAGCGTCGGTGGAACGCCAGAGAAAATAGAAGCTTGTTTTAAATGTGGAATTACTCCCATAGTAATTGGACGAGGATTTGAGGATGGAATAAATGATATGGATAAACTAGTAGAGATGATTTTATGA
- the hemC gene encoding hydroxymethylbilane synthase — MGIIIASRKSKLAQVQTDLVMSMIYQKHKLICDKLLLDTKGDRILDVSLDKIGGKGVFVKEIEIAILEGRAEAAVHSMKDVPYAMPEGFEIVSMPIREDARDVYVSMNGIPLEDLPRGARIGTSSKRRSTQIMELRPDAIMVPIRGNVQTRVDKIERENLDGIILAAAGLKRLGMECIITQYLDLEEFVPAIGQGALGIEALKTSSYIDILKSIEHHETRICVDAERSFMRRLNGGCHSPIGAYARLQNEDMYIQGVFELNGKFIKKDILGSKYDYINLGKLLGEKIINA; from the coding sequence TTGGGAATAATAATAGCGTCTAGAAAAAGTAAGCTAGCACAGGTTCAAACTGATCTTGTTATGAGCATGATATACCAAAAACATAAACTAATTTGCGACAAGCTATTACTTGATACAAAGGGAGACAGAATACTCGATGTAAGTCTTGATAAGATAGGTGGTAAGGGTGTTTTTGTTAAGGAGATTGAAATTGCAATACTTGAGGGGCGTGCAGAAGCCGCGGTTCATAGTATGAAGGATGTGCCTTACGCAATGCCCGAGGGCTTTGAAATAGTTTCAATGCCAATTCGTGAGGATGCTCGGGACGTTTATGTATCCATGAACGGTATACCACTTGAAGATTTACCAAGGGGTGCTAGAATCGGGACAAGTAGTAAAAGACGTTCTACGCAGATTATGGAACTAAGACCAGATGCTATAATGGTACCTATTAGAGGAAATGTTCAAACTAGGGTGGACAAAATAGAAAGGGAAAACCTGGATGGGATTATACTGGCAGCAGCTGGGCTAAAGAGGCTGGGAATGGAGTGCATTATAACCCAGTATCTTGATTTGGAAGAGTTTGTACCTGCTATAGGTCAAGGGGCCCTTGGAATTGAAGCCTTAAAGACAAGCTCCTATATTGATATATTAAAAAGTATAGAACACCACGAGACCAGGATATGCGTGGATGCAGAGAGAAGCTTTATGAGACGATTAAATGGAGGATGCCATTCTCCAATTGGAGCATATGCTAGACTACAAAATGAGGACATGTATATTCAGGGTGTATTTGAACTTAATGGAAAATTTATTAAAAAAGATATATTAGGAAGTAAGTATGATTATATAAATCTTGGAAAATTGCTTGGCGAAAAGATAATAAATGCTTAA